A part of Gemmatimonadaceae bacterium genomic DNA contains:
- a CDS encoding carboxypeptidase regulatory-like domain-containing protein translates to MLGRTVARLAVAIAALTTAVPAQSPNKKYLAGIVSDSLGHPIPYANVTLNGATRAITSDSGTFRLDAPRTGHFTVDVRRIGFRPAFVDFAALPDTTVRIPMEPVIQMLEATEISAQPALASLRAHGFYDRLHQRERGPLVGYFITPEDIEQRHASRASQMLEVIPTLKVHYVRGGPREPFPHYAVYGFDGCQAAVYLNGTRLNTLHDDATSIASIVSHEKSGRALPEPPDFDGLVDPLSLAGIEVYTRGTRAPPEYEGLNGGCAVVLVWTK, encoded by the coding sequence ATGCTTGGTCGCACGGTTGCTCGACTGGCGGTTGCGATCGCCGCACTGACGACGGCGGTCCCGGCTCAAAGCCCGAACAAGAAGTATCTCGCCGGCATCGTCAGTGACTCGCTTGGCCATCCGATTCCGTACGCGAACGTCACGCTGAATGGTGCAACGCGCGCGATTACGAGCGACTCGGGCACGTTTCGTTTGGACGCGCCGCGCACCGGGCACTTCACCGTCGATGTCCGGCGCATCGGGTTTCGGCCGGCGTTCGTCGATTTCGCCGCTCTGCCTGATACGACCGTGCGGATTCCGATGGAGCCAGTCATCCAGATGTTGGAGGCCACCGAGATATCGGCCCAACCGGCGCTCGCGTCACTGAGGGCGCATGGCTTTTACGACCGCCTGCATCAGCGTGAGCGCGGCCCGCTCGTCGGCTATTTCATCACGCCCGAGGACATCGAGCAGCGACACGCGTCGCGCGCATCGCAGATGCTCGAGGTGATCCCCACGCTGAAGGTCCACTACGTTCGCGGCGGGCCGAGGGAGCCATTTCCGCACTATGCGGTGTATGGCTTCGACGGGTGCCAGGCCGCCGTCTATCTCAACGGAACGCGCTTGAACACGCTGCACGACGACGCGACGAGCATCGCATCGATTGTCTCGCACGAAAAAAGCGGACGTGCGCTTCCCGAACCGCCGGACTTCGATGGACTCGTTGATCCGCTGTCGCTCGCCGGAATCGAGGTTTACACCCGCGGCACGCGAGCGCCACCAGAATATGAAGGCCTCAACGGCGGTTGCGCTGTGGTCCTCGTCTGGACAAAATAA
- a CDS encoding BadF/BadG/BcrA/BcrD ATPase family protein, producing MTFIVIGIDGGGSKTHAIVADDQGKTIAETVGPGSAVRPGQAERSANVIAEVVRDALASCEMTHVTPRVLSIGVAGAGREAERQELWQALVSRDLASELVIHSDFSIALDDAFGDGPGVLLISGTGSVAFGRSPAGATARCGGWGPVCGDEGSGAWIGRKALSVVTSAADGREPETALTGAILTAAQVNETSDLVGWAGNAPPSQLATLAPVVLSVADAGDLRANALVTLAVEELVLHVRSLARQLFGDERAALPVAFSGGMLSRGTTLRKRLEHRLKSAVPGAQVRSEPVVAARGAVRAALRIVGEAMV from the coding sequence ATGACATTCATCGTAATTGGAATCGACGGCGGCGGCTCGAAGACGCACGCGATCGTCGCCGACGACCAGGGCAAGACCATCGCCGAGACGGTTGGACCGGGCAGCGCGGTGCGTCCAGGACAGGCGGAGCGGTCGGCGAACGTGATCGCGGAGGTCGTGCGCGACGCGCTCGCGTCGTGCGAGATGACTCACGTCACGCCACGCGTGCTGTCGATCGGCGTCGCCGGCGCCGGACGCGAGGCCGAGCGCCAGGAGTTGTGGCAGGCGCTGGTGAGCCGCGATCTCGCGTCCGAGCTCGTGATCCATTCGGATTTCAGCATCGCGCTCGACGACGCATTTGGCGACGGCCCGGGCGTGTTGTTGATCAGCGGCACTGGTTCGGTTGCATTCGGCCGGAGTCCCGCGGGCGCGACAGCGCGCTGCGGCGGGTGGGGCCCGGTGTGCGGTGACGAAGGCAGCGGTGCTTGGATCGGACGCAAGGCGCTGTCGGTGGTGACGAGCGCCGCCGACGGCCGCGAACCTGAAACGGCACTCACGGGCGCCATTCTCACCGCCGCGCAAGTGAACGAGACGTCCGATTTGGTCGGATGGGCCGGGAACGCGCCACCGTCGCAGCTCGCGACGCTCGCGCCGGTCGTGCTCAGCGTTGCGGATGCGGGTGATCTTCGCGCGAACGCGCTCGTCACGCTCGCCGTCGAGGAGCTGGTGCTGCACGTGCGCTCGCTGGCGCGCCAGTTGTTCGGCGACGAACGCGCGGCGTTGCCCGTCGCGTTTTCGGGCGGCATGCTGTCGCGAGGCACGACGCTGAGGAAGCGGCTCGAGCATCGCTTGAAGTCGGCGGTGCCGGGCGCGCAGGTACGCAGCGAGCCGGTGGTCGCCGCGCGTGGGGCGGTGCGTGCGGCGCTGCGGATTGTCGGCGAAGCGATGGTCTGA
- a CDS encoding sodium:solute symporter — MRGLDALDFVVIVAYLLGITLLGMWVGRRQRDAKDYFVADREIPWWAVMFSIVASETSALTFISIPGLAYKTNLGFLDIATGYLLGRIVLAFTLLPRYYEGNLVTAYALLEKRFGIGARRFTSVVFMATRGMADSVRVFATAVPIAIIIGPLLPQRFVMPVAVLVLGTLTVIYTIRGGMRAVVWTEIVQASVYLLGGLSAAILVGHLVPGGWSHIFDLAGAAGKLTVVSWGPFVSNPNSMGAGLIGGAFLSMASHGADQLIVQRLLSARSLNESRAAVIGSGVAVIIQFTLFLLLGIGLWVFYANRAFPTPDAIFPTFIVDQMPHGLVGLLLAAILAATMSTHSGAINSLAAASTHDIYLPITKRDPDDPQTLRVGRIFALVWGIILTGGALLFPQNQQTPVVVIALSIASFTYGGLLGGFFLAIFWPRARQRDAILGMSVGIAVMSVIVFAKQIGSAVPGLSGTLAPLTQIAYPWYVLIGTTITFAVGALSSFTHAAAPNRVEAVADAI; from the coding sequence GTGCGCGGCCTCGACGCGCTCGACTTCGTCGTCATCGTCGCATACCTCCTCGGCATCACACTGCTCGGCATGTGGGTTGGACGCCGGCAGCGCGACGCAAAGGACTACTTCGTCGCCGACCGCGAGATTCCGTGGTGGGCGGTCATGTTCTCGATCGTCGCCAGCGAAACGAGCGCGCTGACGTTCATCAGCATTCCGGGACTCGCCTACAAAACGAATCTCGGATTCCTCGACATCGCCACCGGATATTTGCTCGGGCGTATCGTGCTCGCGTTCACGCTGCTGCCGCGCTACTACGAGGGCAATCTCGTCACGGCGTACGCGCTGCTCGAAAAGCGCTTCGGCATCGGCGCGCGGCGCTTCACCTCGGTCGTGTTCATGGCGACGCGCGGCATGGCCGATTCGGTGCGCGTGTTCGCCACGGCGGTGCCGATCGCGATCATCATCGGTCCGCTGCTGCCGCAACGGTTCGTCATGCCGGTCGCCGTGCTCGTTCTCGGTACGCTCACCGTCATCTACACCATTCGCGGCGGCATGCGCGCGGTCGTGTGGACGGAGATCGTCCAGGCGTCGGTGTATCTCCTGGGCGGCCTGTCGGCCGCGATTCTCGTCGGACATCTCGTGCCCGGCGGCTGGAGTCACATCTTTGATCTCGCCGGCGCTGCCGGCAAACTCACTGTGGTTTCGTGGGGACCGTTCGTCTCCAACCCGAACTCGATGGGCGCGGGATTGATCGGCGGCGCGTTTCTCTCGATGGCGTCGCACGGCGCGGATCAGTTGATCGTGCAGCGACTGCTGTCGGCGCGCTCGCTCAACGAATCGCGCGCGGCGGTGATCGGCAGCGGCGTCGCGGTCATCATCCAGTTCACGCTCTTCCTGTTGCTCGGGATCGGGCTCTGGGTGTTCTACGCCAATCGCGCGTTCCCGACGCCCGACGCGATCTTCCCGACGTTCATCGTCGATCAGATGCCGCACGGGCTGGTCGGCCTGTTGCTCGCCGCCATTCTCGCCGCGACGATGAGCACGCACTCGGGCGCGATCAATTCACTCGCCGCCGCGTCGACGCACGACATCTACCTGCCGATCACCAAGCGCGACCCGGATGATCCGCAGACGCTGCGCGTTGGTCGCATCTTCGCGTTGGTGTGGGGCATCATTCTCACCGGCGGCGCTCTGCTCTTTCCGCAGAATCAGCAGACGCCGGTCGTCGTCATCGCGCTGTCGATCGCCTCGTTCACGTACGGCGGCCTGCTGGGCGGCTTCTTCCTCGCTATCTTCTGGCCGCGGGCACGGCAGCGCGACGCGATCCTCGGCATGTCCGTCGGCATCGCGGTGATGAGCGTGATCGTGTTCGCGAAGCAAATCGGTTCGGCCGTGCCGGGATTGAGCGGCACGCTCGCGCCGTTGACACAGATCGCCTATCCGTGGTACGTGCTCATTGGAACGACGATCACGTTCGCCGTCGGAGCCCTCTCCTCGTTCACCCACGCCGCCGCGCCCAATCGCGTTGAGGCGGTCGCAGACGCAATATGA